In Uranotaenia lowii strain MFRU-FL chromosome 2, ASM2978415v1, whole genome shotgun sequence, one genomic interval encodes:
- the LOC129746405 gene encoding ejaculatory bulb-specific protein 3-like yields MKFFLAIFAVLALAAAQEEEGSKYTSKFDTINVDDILASDRLFRNYYLCMMDEGRCTPEGNELKRILPEALETNCAKCSENQRATAIRVFESLSQNRPVEWKALRERYDPEGKYIEQYREEIEKNGIKV; encoded by the coding sequence ATGAAATTCTTCCTTGCCATTTTCGCTGTGCTTGCGCTGGCCGCAGCCCAAGAAGAAGAAGGTAGCAAGTACACCTCCAAATTCGATACCATCAATGTGGACGATATCCTGGCATCGGATCGACTGTTCCGGAACTACTATCTGTGCATGATGGATGAGGGACGCTGCACGCCGGAAGGCAACGAGCTGAAACGAATCCTGCCGGAAGCTCTGGAGACCAACTGTGCCAAGTGCAGTGAAAATCAACGCGCCACTGCCATCCGGGTTTTCGAATCCCTCAGCCAGAATCGGCCCGTCGAGTGGAAAGCCCTGCGGGAACGTTACGATCCGGAGGGAAAATATATCGAACAGTACCGCGAAGAAATCGAGAAGAACGGAATCAAGGTGTAA
- the LOC129747478 gene encoding ejaculatory bulb-specific protein 3-like, translating into MKSIAILAFTLLAVTASVSSQKYTTKYDGIDVDEILKSDRLFNNYYKCLLEQGRCTPDANELKRLLPEALQTNCAKCTEKQRQGAVRVINYLIENRGAQWKTLQAKYDPSNIYINKYRKEAQQAGIKI; encoded by the coding sequence ATGAAATCCATCGCCATACTAGCCTTCACCCTGCTGGCCGTGACCGCTTCCGTGTCCAGCCAGAAGTACACCACCAAGTACGACGGCATCGACGTCGACGAAATCCTCAAGTCAGACCGGCTGTTCAACAACTACTACAAGTGCCTGCTGGAACAGGGCCGCTGCACTCCGGATGCCAACGAGCTGAAGCGGCTACTGCCGGAAGCGCTGCAAACGAACTGCGCCAAGTGCACGGAAAAGCAGCGCCAGGGAGCGGTCCGAGTGATCAACTATCTGATTGAAAACCGCGGCGCCCAGTGGAAGACTCTGCAGGCCAAGTACGACCCCAGCAACATCTACATCAACAAGTACCGCAAGGAGGCCCAACAGGCTGGTATCAAGATCTAG